In Priestia megaterium NBRC 15308 = ATCC 14581, the following proteins share a genomic window:
- a CDS encoding YjjG family noncanonical pyrimidine nucleotidase: MKTYRTLLFDIDNTLLDFNAAEEQALQLLFANHDIPLTEESKKRYSLINQGLWTAFEENKISREQVVNTRFSTLCKEYGIEKDGKLLEAEYRTYLNNGHQLIDGAFEVIKNLSCHYELYVVTNGVSATQYKRLQDSGLYPYFKEVFVSEDTGFQKPMKEYFDYVFSRITELSVHETLIIGDSLSADIQGGQLAGIDTCWFNPQKKKNDTNWNSTHEIGRLQELYILLNVNNEVASVQV, from the coding sequence ATGAAAACATACCGAACGCTTCTATTTGACATTGATAATACGCTTTTAGATTTTAACGCAGCCGAAGAGCAGGCTTTACAGCTTCTTTTTGCTAACCACGATATTCCGTTGACTGAGGAAAGCAAAAAACGTTATAGTTTGATAAACCAGGGGTTATGGACAGCTTTTGAAGAAAATAAAATAAGCCGTGAGCAAGTTGTAAATACTCGCTTTTCTACTCTATGTAAAGAATATGGAATAGAAAAAGACGGAAAGCTACTTGAAGCAGAGTACCGAACGTATTTGAACAATGGCCATCAGCTAATTGACGGAGCATTTGAGGTAATTAAAAACCTGAGCTGTCACTATGAGTTATATGTTGTTACAAATGGCGTATCGGCTACGCAATATAAACGCCTTCAGGACTCAGGTCTATATCCTTATTTTAAAGAAGTATTTGTTTCAGAAGATACGGGCTTTCAAAAGCCTATGAAGGAATATTTTGATTATGTTTTTTCACGTATAACAGAGTTGTCCGTACATGAAACATTAATTATTGGAGATTCTTTGAGTGCAGACATTCAAGGCGGGCAGCTAGCCGGTATTGATACGTGTTGGTTTAATCCGCAGAAAAAAAAGAATGATACAAATTGGAATTCTACCCATGAAATAGGAAGGCTTCAAGAGCTTTATATTCTGCTGAACGTAAATAATGAAGTAGCTTCGGTACAAGTGTAA
- a CDS encoding LysE family translocator: MNLFYFLKGLVIGFSVAAPVGPIGILCINRTLSKGRLHGFVSGLGAATADALYGCIAAFGLTFITTFLLTQKIWLQLIGGLFLCYLGVQTFRSQPAEHAAAAKGEGLLRSYTSVLFLTVTNPMTILFFIGVFSGVGISKSAFDVASALTMVAGVFLGSACWWLSLSFAISLARSKFTNNSLIWVNHISGAVVLTFGIFALYKLL; encoded by the coding sequence ATGAACTTATTTTATTTTCTAAAGGGGTTAGTGATCGGCTTTTCCGTTGCTGCACCCGTCGGTCCCATCGGTATTTTATGCATTAATCGCACGTTATCTAAAGGGAGATTGCATGGGTTTGTATCCGGGCTGGGGGCAGCTACAGCAGATGCTCTTTATGGATGCATCGCTGCGTTTGGCCTAACGTTCATTACAACCTTTTTACTAACCCAAAAGATTTGGCTTCAGCTGATTGGAGGATTATTTTTATGTTATTTAGGTGTACAAACTTTTCGTTCTCAACCTGCAGAGCACGCTGCTGCTGCTAAAGGAGAAGGTTTGCTTCGTTCTTATACATCCGTTCTTTTTTTAACGGTTACGAATCCAATGACGATCTTATTTTTTATTGGCGTGTTTTCTGGTGTAGGCATTAGTAAATCAGCATTTGATGTTGCTTCTGCGTTGACAATGGTTGCAGGCGTATTTTTAGGATCGGCCTGCTGGTGGCTTTCGCTCAGTTTTGCTATTAGTCTTGCCCGGTCGAAGTTTACGAATAACAGCTTGATTTGGGTAAATCATATTTCGGGAGCGGTTGTACTGACTTTCGGGATATTTGCGTTATACAAGTTGCTATAA
- a CDS encoding CHASE3 domain-containing protein encodes MEKKMRFGIKSKIIIGYLIVIVCLFIAFIVLNSQISSLQKERNFIIDHDIEVHDLTNRIEKHLLDMETGQRGYIITGEASYLEPYNSAASSWEKDYNALYQLLNNNPNQQENLEKIKGSIQDWIEAAGEPTIALKKENNTKELQQFFEKDPGRQYMDDIRSQFTSFRNVEKKSTETRATELDEKNQKIKIGLYGLLLFVTLISLAIAIVLSNSIVNTIKEVTQTIKQITAAKGELKGRIKVRSNDEIKDLGIATNALLENIEERNWLQTNIAHAVTMYQGIASVDKLAEKFLFTVSEMTGASFGAFYVREENDKGDLFVKQAAFADRKGDAGRESFLIGEGLIGQAALEKRTLVINDVPDTYQLIASGLGDVKPKSIFIVPVLFEDEVIAVIELASLHEFTVLEQELISQVIETFGLTINGVIRRMEIARLLKESQAMTEELQAQSEELQTQSEELQMQSEELRMINEQLEERTKDAEEKSFELEAAKEDLEEKAHQLELNSQYKSEFLANMSHELRTPLNSILILSEMLEENAAKTLSEDEEEYARIIHSSGKDLLALINDILDLSKVESGKLDVLLAEMNMSELPDQIERNFSHVAEQKKVQLKINKAQDVPDIIHTDEKRFQQIVKNLLSNAFKFTESGSVTVSIQRVADHRLTTAMRTVDTDCWLEIAVADTGIGIPKEKHQLIFEAFQQADGATVRKYGGTGLGLSICSEFAKLLGGWISLSSEVGKGSTFTLYLPSLSNGLVDYKKVNFAYEEVAVSVEEAEPEAEITEIDHPIQPVEPSLQDDENVFQDKRVLIVDDDQRNIFALKTALAKQGMTIMTAHNGIECLEMMKDSEPFDLILMDIMMPQMDGYEAMQKIRGELKLVDLPIIALTAKAMKNDREKCLEAGASDYISKPLDLNQLFSVMRVWLVN; translated from the coding sequence ATGGAAAAGAAAATGAGGTTTGGCATCAAATCCAAAATTATTATTGGATATTTAATTGTTATTGTCTGTTTATTTATTGCATTTATTGTTTTAAACAGTCAAATTTCATCTTTGCAAAAAGAACGAAATTTTATCATTGATCATGATATTGAAGTGCATGATCTGACCAATCGAATTGAAAAACACCTGCTCGATATGGAAACCGGACAAAGAGGCTATATTATTACAGGAGAAGCGAGTTACTTAGAACCTTATAACAGCGCAGCATCAAGTTGGGAAAAAGATTATAATGCACTGTATCAGCTTCTAAATAATAATCCAAATCAGCAGGAGAACCTGGAGAAGATTAAAGGAAGCATTCAAGACTGGATTGAAGCCGCTGGTGAACCGACCATTGCATTAAAAAAAGAAAATAATACAAAAGAGCTTCAGCAGTTTTTTGAGAAAGATCCTGGGCGCCAGTATATGGATGATATACGCAGCCAGTTTACTTCTTTTAGAAATGTAGAGAAAAAATCGACTGAAACAAGAGCAACAGAGTTAGACGAGAAAAATCAAAAAATTAAAATTGGACTTTACGGTTTGCTGTTATTTGTTACGCTTATTTCACTTGCTATCGCTATTGTTTTGTCCAATTCCATTGTGAATACGATTAAAGAAGTTACGCAAACGATCAAACAAATTACGGCTGCAAAAGGCGAGTTAAAAGGAAGAATTAAAGTTCGATCTAATGATGAAATTAAAGATTTAGGGATAGCCACGAACGCGTTGTTAGAAAATATTGAAGAGCGAAACTGGCTGCAAACGAACATTGCTCACGCTGTAACGATGTACCAAGGCATAGCATCTGTAGACAAGCTTGCGGAAAAATTTCTCTTTACGGTTTCAGAAATGACAGGAGCTTCTTTCGGAGCATTTTATGTTCGAGAAGAAAATGATAAAGGAGATCTATTCGTCAAACAAGCTGCTTTTGCAGATAGAAAAGGCGACGCGGGAAGAGAGAGCTTTTTAATAGGTGAAGGGCTCATTGGACAAGCTGCTTTAGAAAAAAGAACCCTTGTCATAAACGATGTACCTGACACATACCAGCTCATTGCTTCAGGATTAGGAGACGTAAAACCTAAGAGTATTTTTATTGTACCCGTCTTGTTTGAAGATGAAGTAATTGCAGTCATCGAGCTGGCATCGCTGCACGAATTTACAGTTTTAGAGCAAGAACTTATTAGTCAAGTGATTGAAACGTTTGGTCTCACTATCAATGGTGTAATCAGACGTATGGAAATTGCCCGTCTATTAAAAGAATCTCAGGCGATGACAGAAGAGCTCCAGGCTCAGTCTGAAGAACTTCAAACACAATCAGAAGAACTGCAAATGCAGTCTGAAGAGCTGCGTATGATTAATGAACAGCTAGAAGAAAGAACAAAAGATGCAGAAGAAAAATCGTTTGAATTAGAGGCTGCAAAAGAAGATTTAGAAGAAAAAGCGCATCAGCTGGAATTGAATTCTCAATACAAATCTGAATTCCTTGCTAATATGTCGCACGAGCTTCGAACACCGCTTAATAGCATTCTTATTCTGTCTGAAATGCTTGAGGAAAATGCGGCTAAAACGCTATCTGAAGATGAAGAAGAATATGCTCGTATTATCCATTCTTCAGGAAAAGACTTGTTGGCGTTAATCAACGACATCTTGGATTTATCAAAAGTAGAGTCTGGAAAACTAGATGTCTTGCTTGCTGAGATGAATATGAGTGAGCTTCCAGATCAAATTGAACGTAATTTCAGCCACGTTGCTGAACAGAAAAAAGTACAATTAAAAATTAATAAAGCACAAGATGTACCGGACATCATTCACACAGATGAAAAGAGATTCCAGCAAATTGTGAAAAATCTTTTATCAAATGCATTTAAATTTACGGAATCGGGATCTGTCACAGTATCCATTCAACGAGTAGCTGACCATCGTCTTACAACAGCTATGCGTACAGTAGATACGGATTGCTGGCTAGAAATAGCTGTAGCTGATACAGGGATTGGTATACCAAAAGAAAAGCATCAGCTTATTTTTGAAGCGTTTCAGCAGGCGGATGGAGCTACGGTTCGCAAGTACGGAGGAACGGGACTTGGCTTATCTATTTGCAGTGAGTTTGCAAAATTATTGGGCGGCTGGATTTCCCTAAGCAGTGAAGTAGGAAAAGGAAGTACGTTTACACTCTATCTTCCTAGTCTCTCTAACGGTCTTGTTGACTATAAAAAAGTAAATTTTGCATATGAAGAAGTAGCAGTATCTGTAGAAGAAGCTGAACCTGAAGCAGAAATAACTGAAATTGACCATCCTATACAACCAGTTGAACCTTCATTGCAAGATGATGAAAATGTGTTTCAGGATAAGCGAGTGCTCATCGTAGATGATGACCAGCGCAACATCTTTGCCTTAAAAACTGCGCTAGCTAAACAAGGTATGACCATTATGACAGCTCATAACGGAATAGAGTGTCTTGAAATGATGAAGGATAGTGAACCATTTGATCTCATTTTAATGGATATTATGATGCCGCAAATGGACGGATATGAAGCGATGCAGAAAATTAGAGGAGAGCTAAAGCTTGTTGATTTGCCTATTATTGCATTAACCGCTAAAGCGATGAAAAATGATCGTGAAAAATGCTTGGAAGCTGGAGCATCAGATTATATCAGCAAACCTTTAGATTTAAATCAGCTGTTCTCCGTTATGCGTGTATGGCTAGTAAATTAA
- a CDS encoding Crp/Fnr family transcriptional regulator — protein sequence MREITSEKKLMEYINTYKLESVFKKELLPHLSLYDVEAGERLCSQGDASHCLYILVKGKVKVYTISPEGKTLVLSFKQPLEVIGDIEYVQDVDIMNTVEAVSPLVVIGISYKRLKQHASNDPQLLTFLLDMLTKKFCAKSNSLSFNLMYPVEVRLASYLLSIFCEESHLVMNQKTESLKDIANLIGTTYRHLNRVLQKFVAQGVIEKKKGSIILKDKEKLSCLANDNIYE from the coding sequence ATGAGGGAAATTACGAGTGAGAAAAAGCTGATGGAGTATATAAATACTTATAAATTAGAGTCGGTTTTCAAAAAAGAGTTACTACCGCATTTGTCACTGTATGATGTTGAGGCAGGAGAACGTCTTTGTTCTCAAGGAGACGCGTCTCACTGTTTGTACATATTGGTGAAAGGCAAGGTTAAAGTTTATACCATATCGCCCGAAGGCAAGACGCTTGTTCTTTCCTTTAAGCAGCCCCTTGAAGTAATAGGCGATATTGAGTATGTACAAGATGTTGATATTATGAATACGGTTGAAGCCGTTTCACCTTTAGTTGTTATCGGTATATCATACAAACGATTAAAGCAGCATGCGAGCAATGATCCACAGCTGCTGACGTTTTTACTGGACATGCTCACAAAAAAGTTTTGCGCAAAATCGAACTCGCTAAGCTTTAATTTAATGTACCCAGTTGAAGTGCGGCTGGCTAGCTACTTGCTCTCTATTTTTTGTGAAGAATCACATTTGGTTATGAACCAAAAAACAGAAAGCCTAAAAGATATAGCTAATTTAATCGGAACGACTTACCGGCATTTAAATCGTGTTCTTCAGAAATTCGTAGCGCAAGGAGTTATTGAAAAAAAGAAAGGCTCCATTATTCTTAAAGATAAAGAAAAACTGAGCTGTCTAGCAAACGACAATATATACGAGTAG
- a CDS encoding CheR family methyltransferase gives MDMKHLDLSEDLVMNKKTDLEIDLLLTAIYRLTGFDFRQYAKSSICRRVYNRMKIERIPTVSRLLEKAIHEEEFMNQLLNDFSINVTEMFRDPSFFKAFRTKVIPVLKDYPEIRIWHAGCATGEEVFSMAILLEEEGLMDKTVIYATDMNEDVLEKAKQGAFSLRKMKSYTKNYIQAGGKNAFSEYYQTDHHYAYFHPSLLKNIIFAQHNLVTDQSFNEFHVIICRNVLIYFTAQLQNQVYNLFSESLCAKGFLGLGDKETLRFAEGGASYIEFAGNERIYQKQ, from the coding sequence ATGGATATGAAGCACCTAGATTTAAGTGAAGACTTAGTTATGAATAAAAAAACAGATTTAGAGATTGATTTACTGCTGACGGCTATTTATCGATTAACAGGATTCGATTTCAGGCAGTACGCTAAATCTTCTATCTGTCGCCGGGTCTATAATCGAATGAAAATTGAACGTATTCCAACTGTATCTCGATTGTTAGAAAAAGCGATTCATGAAGAAGAATTTATGAATCAGCTTTTAAATGATTTTTCGATAAATGTAACAGAGATGTTTCGCGATCCAAGCTTTTTTAAAGCATTTCGCACAAAAGTGATTCCGGTATTAAAGGATTATCCAGAAATTCGCATTTGGCACGCTGGCTGTGCAACGGGCGAAGAGGTATTTTCTATGGCGATTCTTTTAGAAGAAGAAGGGTTAATGGATAAAACGGTCATTTACGCAACCGATATGAACGAAGATGTATTAGAAAAAGCAAAACAAGGTGCTTTTTCTTTACGTAAAATGAAGTCATATACAAAAAATTATATTCAAGCCGGTGGAAAGAACGCCTTCTCAGAATATTATCAGACGGACCATCACTATGCATATTTTCATCCGTCGCTGTTAAAAAATATTATCTTTGCTCAGCATAATTTAGTCACGGATCAGTCATTTAATGAATTTCACGTCATCATTTGCCGAAACGTCCTTATTTATTTTACAGCTCAGCTGCAAAATCAAGTGTATAATTTATTTTCAGAAAGCCTGTGTGCAAAAGGATTTCTTGGGCTTGGTGATAAAGAAACGCTTCGCTTTGCTGAAGGAGGAGCTTCTTATATCGAGTTTGCAGGGAACGAGCGCATTTATCAAAAGCAATAA
- a CDS encoding SpoIIE family protein phosphatase, whose product MTILLVDDNQVNLFVIEKILKGAGYDNCVSLTSAHALFDYLNLDDENSKTNSVDLILLDIMMPEIDGIEACRRIQQVERLKHIPIIFVTALEDSSKLVEALDAGGTDYVTKPINKVELLARMRVALRLKAEIDWHTEHEKKIQTELDLATHVQQNLLSPPLREKDIQMEVSYYPSFKLAGDMYYWHKIDEHRYGIILFDMMGHGISASLVCMFISSVLREAIKSLVDPEQVITELNRYMELLHSEKDEIPYYFTAIYLVIDTEAKTVEYVNAGHPEGYMLVDEHMLVPLQRGSCPVGFFEEMDVQKSVVSFENDVQILLFTDGALESMGPCENESALRLQKLTEQKWTNPQTFMNEIFSEEQKLNQPDDMCVLMIQAQAQ is encoded by the coding sequence ATGACCATTCTTCTAGTAGATGACAATCAAGTCAATCTATTTGTGATTGAAAAAATTTTAAAAGGCGCTGGCTACGATAACTGTGTGTCTCTTACGTCTGCCCATGCCCTTTTTGACTATCTTAACCTGGACGATGAGAACTCAAAAACGAATTCGGTCGATTTAATTTTACTTGATATTATGATGCCCGAAATCGATGGAATCGAAGCCTGCAGGCGAATCCAGCAGGTAGAACGCTTAAAACATATTCCAATTATCTTTGTCACAGCTCTAGAAGACAGCAGCAAATTAGTAGAAGCTCTAGACGCCGGTGGAACAGATTACGTCACAAAGCCGATCAATAAAGTGGAACTGCTGGCTCGTATGCGGGTAGCCTTACGCCTTAAAGCAGAAATTGACTGGCACACGGAACATGAAAAGAAAATTCAAACTGAGTTAGATTTAGCTACGCACGTACAGCAAAACTTACTTAGTCCCCCTTTACGAGAGAAAGATATTCAAATGGAAGTTTCTTATTATCCTTCTTTTAAATTAGCAGGTGATATGTACTATTGGCACAAAATTGACGAGCATCGGTACGGAATTATTCTTTTTGATATGATGGGGCACGGCATCTCTGCCTCGCTTGTTTGTATGTTTATTTCGTCTGTGCTCAGAGAAGCTATCAAGTCCCTCGTAGACCCTGAGCAGGTTATTACAGAGTTGAATCGCTACATGGAATTATTGCACAGCGAAAAAGATGAAATCCCTTACTATTTCACTGCTATTTATTTAGTGATTGATACGGAAGCTAAGACAGTAGAATATGTGAATGCCGGGCATCCAGAAGGTTATATGTTAGTGGATGAACATATGCTCGTTCCTCTTCAACGAGGAAGCTGCCCTGTAGGGTTTTTTGAAGAAATGGACGTTCAGAAATCTGTTGTCAGCTTTGAGAACGATGTGCAAATTTTGCTATTTACAGACGGAGCTCTTGAATCAATGGGCCCTTGCGAAAATGAATCTGCTCTTCGTCTTCAAAAGCTTACTGAACAAAAATGGACAAATCCGCAGACATTTATGAATGAAATTTTTTCAGAAGAACAAAAGTTAAATCAGCCTGATGACATGTGCGTGCTTATGATTCAAGCACAAGCACAATAA
- the ggt gene encoding gamma-glutamyltransferase: MINGKSLSRSGKSSYRRETAVGKTGMVASAHPIATDAGEQVLKAGGNAIDAAIAVQFGLNVGEPMMTGIGGSGFFMVYHNESKTTKIFDGHSQAPKAAYPEMFLDEDKEVIPFRKRSTHATAIGIPGILKAMEAARKEYGTKPLAELIEPAAKAAEAGVETNWVLGDILKTYAYRLGEHAKQLYSPNGKPMQEGDMINKKDLAKTFRILQEKGIEAFYEGEIAEAIISTIKEHGGFMELSDLKEYQIKIDEPVWGDYKGYRIASSNMPSAGGTTVLQILKLLEDFDVSQYDVKSWEKYYLFAEAMRIAFSDKIAFSGDPAYSDIPLKGLLNDEYIKERQKLINWKHKNEKVDFGNPWNYEKGQKVNVVRQPYEPERELSETTHFTVVDRWGNIVACTSTVEHPFGTGIMVKDHGFLLNNELTDFDAIPGGLNQADAGKRPVSCKSPTIVFKDSEPVLTLGSPGGPTIVGSVFQTLINVLDYGMDIKEAIEEPRIFNSTGSLIGWEAGVDMNAKGELEAMGFNFGDEPFPIGNVQGIQIDKETGRLFGAADSSREGKATGLDS, encoded by the coding sequence ATGATTAATGGCAAAAGTTTATCTCGTTCAGGAAAGAGTTCATATAGAAGAGAAACAGCGGTTGGAAAAACAGGAATGGTAGCCAGTGCTCATCCAATTGCAACAGACGCCGGAGAACAAGTGCTAAAAGCCGGAGGCAATGCAATTGATGCAGCAATTGCCGTTCAGTTTGGGCTCAACGTTGGAGAACCAATGATGACCGGTATTGGAGGCAGCGGCTTTTTTATGGTATACCACAATGAAAGCAAAACAACTAAAATTTTTGACGGGCATTCTCAGGCTCCTAAAGCAGCTTATCCTGAAATGTTTCTTGATGAAGATAAAGAAGTTATTCCGTTTAGAAAGCGTTCTACTCATGCAACGGCAATTGGAATTCCAGGGATTTTAAAGGCGATGGAAGCAGCTCGTAAAGAATATGGAACAAAACCCCTTGCTGAATTGATTGAACCGGCTGCCAAAGCAGCAGAAGCAGGTGTGGAAACAAACTGGGTGCTTGGAGATATTTTAAAAACATATGCCTATCGACTAGGAGAACATGCTAAGCAGCTATATTCCCCAAACGGCAAGCCTATGCAAGAAGGAGATATGATTAATAAAAAAGATCTTGCTAAAACATTCCGCATTCTTCAAGAAAAAGGTATTGAGGCTTTTTATGAAGGTGAAATTGCAGAAGCCATTATTTCAACGATCAAAGAGCACGGCGGTTTTATGGAACTGTCGGATTTGAAAGAATACCAGATTAAGATTGATGAGCCAGTGTGGGGAGATTATAAAGGATACCGAATTGCTTCTTCCAACATGCCTAGTGCAGGAGGAACCACCGTGCTGCAAATCTTAAAGCTATTAGAGGACTTTGATGTGTCCCAGTACGACGTGAAATCTTGGGAAAAGTATTATTTGTTTGCAGAAGCTATGCGTATTGCATTTTCAGATAAAATTGCATTCTCTGGAGATCCAGCCTACAGTGATATTCCATTAAAAGGGCTTTTAAATGATGAATATATAAAGGAACGTCAAAAATTGATTAATTGGAAGCATAAAAATGAGAAAGTTGATTTTGGCAACCCGTGGAATTACGAGAAAGGCCAAAAAGTGAATGTTGTGCGTCAGCCTTATGAACCTGAACGTGAGCTTAGTGAAACAACTCACTTTACGGTAGTTGACCGCTGGGGCAATATTGTCGCTTGTACATCAACTGTGGAACATCCTTTTGGTACAGGAATTATGGTTAAAGACCATGGGTTTTTACTCAATAACGAGCTTACTGATTTTGATGCTATTCCTGGAGGGTTAAATCAAGCGGATGCAGGAAAGCGTCCGGTTAGCTGTAAAAGCCCAACCATCGTTTTTAAAGACAGCGAACCGGTACTCACTTTAGGGTCTCCAGGCGGACCAACGATTGTAGGGTCTGTATTTCAAACGCTTATTAATGTCTTAGACTATGGAATGGATATAAAAGAAGCCATTGAAGAACCAAGAATTTTTAATAGTACAGGATCACTTATCGGTTGGGAAGCCGGAGTGGATATGAATGCAAAAGGAGAGCTAGAAGCCATGGGGTTTAATTTTGGAGATGAGCCATTCCCAATCGGAAATGTTCAAGGTATTCAAATTGATAAAGAAACCGGCCGTTTATTTGGAGCAGCTGATTCCAGCCGTGAAGGAAAAGCAACTGGTTTAGACTCTTAA
- a CDS encoding amino acid permease yields MSNLFAKKDVNKLLEENAAKESTKTLGLFDVILMGVGATIGTGVLVIAGLVAARDAGPSVSISFVISAVACILVALCYAEFGSAIPSSGGAYTYIYVSLGKFVAHLIGWSIVGCYTVSLASVAGGWSSYVNNVLTEFGIRLPESFTAIPSGGGIINLPAVFIVLCMSFLLTRGVKESKKINNLMVLIKIGIVLLFVAVGVFFIHTNNWHPFTPFGVKGIFAGAASVFFAYNGFDAISTSAEEVKNPQRNLPLGILIALSVCTVIYVVIALVLTGMVSYKELNVGDALSYALNSVGQEWAALIVSIGAVIGIMAVVFAYLFVVPRILMSMSHDGLLPSLFAKVNRKNSEPVISTWLVGALGAVVAGFVDLKQLADLANMLAIVTFAAVSFSILVLRKTQPNLKRGFKVPFVPFIPIIAILCCIFLMFNLSMKTWMYSIGWMLIGVFIYVGYGRNKKSV; encoded by the coding sequence ATGAGTAATCTGTTTGCAAAAAAAGATGTTAACAAGCTATTAGAGGAAAATGCGGCAAAAGAATCAACTAAGACATTAGGGTTATTTGATGTGATTTTGATGGGAGTAGGAGCAACCATTGGGACAGGAGTTCTGGTTATAGCAGGGTTAGTTGCCGCGAGGGATGCAGGGCCCTCGGTCTCCATTTCCTTTGTTATTTCTGCAGTAGCCTGTATTCTTGTTGCGCTGTGTTATGCAGAATTTGGTTCAGCTATTCCAAGTTCGGGAGGCGCATATACATACATATATGTTTCACTAGGAAAATTTGTAGCGCATTTGATAGGATGGTCCATCGTAGGATGCTATACGGTATCTTTAGCTTCCGTAGCGGGCGGTTGGTCATCTTATGTGAATAATGTGCTTACTGAATTTGGTATTAGACTTCCTGAATCGTTCACGGCCATACCAAGCGGTGGAGGTATTATTAATCTTCCTGCGGTATTTATTGTCCTGTGCATGTCGTTTTTATTAACAAGAGGGGTAAAAGAAAGTAAAAAAATAAATAACTTAATGGTTTTAATCAAGATAGGTATTGTTCTGTTATTTGTAGCCGTCGGCGTCTTTTTTATTCATACAAATAACTGGCACCCATTTACTCCTTTTGGTGTGAAAGGAATCTTTGCAGGCGCAGCTTCCGTCTTTTTTGCATATAACGGATTTGATGCCATTTCTACTTCGGCAGAAGAAGTGAAAAATCCGCAAAGAAACTTGCCGCTAGGCATTTTGATTGCACTAAGTGTTTGTACAGTCATTTACGTAGTAATTGCATTAGTATTAACAGGAATGGTTTCTTATAAAGAGCTAAACGTAGGCGATGCGTTGTCATATGCGCTCAATAGTGTAGGACAAGAATGGGCAGCGCTCATTGTATCTATAGGAGCGGTTATTGGTATTATGGCCGTCGTATTTGCTTATTTGTTTGTCGTGCCTCGCATACTGATGTCAATGAGCCATGATGGATTATTGCCGTCTCTTTTTGCGAAAGTAAACCGAAAAAACAGCGAACCTGTCATATCCACATGGCTTGTGGGCGCGTTAGGCGCTGTTGTAGCTGGTTTTGTTGATTTAAAACAGCTGGCAGATTTAGCGAATATGCTAGCGATTGTCACGTTTGCTGCCGTTTCATTTTCGATTTTGGTTCTGCGAAAAACTCAGCCTAACCTAAAGCGCGGTTTCAAAGTACCTTTTGTACCATTTATTCCGATTATTGCTATTCTTTGCTGTATCTTTCTTATGTTCAACTTATCAATGAAAACGTGGATGTATTCAATCGGCTGGATGCTGATTGGCGTCTTTATTTACGTTGGATACGGTAGAAATAAAAAGAGCGTTTAG